The nucleotide window tattcattctcatgtaaaactttgaacccatattgtgaccccaacctaccaccgggggtcatgatttgaacaaacttgaatctgcactatgtcaggaagctttcacgtgAATCTTatctcttctggctcagtggttcgtgagaagattttccctatatatttgtatgtaaaactttgatcccatattgtggccctaacctatccctaagggccatgattttaaaataacacacttgaatttgcactatgttaggaagattttatgtaaactttagctcttctgactcagttgttcttgagaagatttttaaagatgttccttatatatttctatgtaaaactttgattgatGTTGAACTGTGTGGACCCTTATCATTCATTTGGCAAAAATGTGGTAAAGGCCCGTGTTAATGGAGCAACGTACAACCAAGACATCAGTGGTGCACCAGATTACGAGAAATTGCAGCTGCAGTATAACAGAGAACCACAGAACAGCAGGATAATTGTAAACACTGCCTGCGGATTAGATAGAATTCCAATTGAACCAGTCACCCTGTTAGCAATTGACATGGTGGAAAGTCATCTAGAACTGCAATCTGGTCCGTATGGAATAGCGGTGAACAATGGGACTCTTGAGTCGGATATTTGCGACAGTTTAGACAATGAAGAACTGGAGTGTTCCATGAAGTCCTTGTTCCCGGAACCACTTCAACCTGTTAAGTACAAACTCCCAAAGAGGGGAATGCTTTCCAGATATGACAGCAACACCAAATCGAGTGATCTATGTCTTGAAGATGACATGTATGTTGTCTTCAAATCCCAGCGTATTAATGTTGATGAATAGATAGAGAATCCAATGCATTATCAGCCATACATTTGCTATAATGACCTACTGAATCTACCTGGAATCAGTGGCAAATTGTTAAGCAATACCAATTGGTGTGATCCGTTTCTTAGAGATGACAAATACGTTGTCTTCAATTCACAGCATTGTATTGTCAGTGAAAAGAGAGAGAAACCAATGCATTACCAGCCATACAGTTGCTACAGTGGCTTACTGAGTCTATTTGGAATCAGTGGCGATTTGTTGAGCAACACCAAATGGAATGATCAGTTCCTTGGAGATGACAAGTCTGTTGTCTCCAATTCATTACATTGTAATGTCAGTGGAAAGAGATACCAAGTCGCTATCAGTTATACAATTGCTACAATTACGTATTGAGTCTATTTGGAATCAGTGACAATATCCTGAACAAATTCAGCTTTGCAATAATACTTGAGTTCTCTTCCTATCTCATGAGCTATGAAACATATTGAGactggtgggtttttttttcatgacgTCCACTTCGACAGGCTGGAATATAGAGTCTGATGGAGACCAGCAATCACATCTCGACGTTGTCAAAATCACCATGACAACACCAGCGATTGGCTATTTGACCACCCACATCTGCTTGGTCCAGGTTGTTATGATGGAAAGGACAAATATCCAGGAAAGGATTGTGTGTTGGCCCCCGACGCATTCCAGGACACCTCCCCTATCCAGCGGCTCTCTGAATCCAACCCGACTAACGAGACTCGGCTATTAAGCAAGTGCCATACTTTTACAGcaataatatagggttattgaacttatattggtgaatattggcacgagttggctgtaaaaatgcacgagcttgcgagtgcattttaaCAGcgaacgagtgccaatattcacttATATATGTTCAACAAGccttttattatatacctaaagtatttagttgttaaatgaTATCCCTTtgcactcaaactactccagaATAGACgaaaattcatcaatattggcagtatGCAATAACAGTATGCATTTCTTAACTATttaatatttaacccgtcattaatacatgaagcaaactgattttgtaaatggggacatcataatttatgtacagtaaaacatttcgcttacttatatataaaataccggctctgtcggattcggaggaccgtcgtctgccattttgacttgtttacgtcgttacagtaacgtcaatattgatcgcccatactcggaatgtttcgggcgcatacaatttacccAATGCAAAGTCAGCGTTCAACAAATTCttaggatattgaacgctaacattctctagattttacgcagattttatattagactatttattagctatataataatactGTTTTCTTGTATCGACTGGTGTTTCATACTTTACTAAAGAACATTTAATAGTAGAAATTATATACTAGTATTGTCATCAGTGATGttaaaattaatgtatatgTTGGTTTCTTTActatttgtgtttgaaatgtaaatgtaaacatgttatTGTGAGCACAAGGAGAATGTTCAGTATTACAGCAACAATAATCTGATAAATTGTAAGTTGTAAATCGCATCATATTTATGCAATTATGATTTTGTAGGTTACACTTGTATGTTTTTTCTATGTGCAAATTGTACAGTGTGTTTTATTTGGAGATTTTCAGTTGATACTTTAAAttgatattgtattgtatttttaCTGTGCAAGAACAGTTAGTTAGTATACTGATGCAGTGGCGTAAATATAATTTAAACTTTCTGTATGTTTTTTATGTGTAATGTGTAATGGCACTgcattgtgttttatttggagAATCACTGTTGGTATTTTGTGTGATTCAAATATGCTGACTTTCAATTGAAATCCATTGTAAAATACATAGACTCAAACTATAATAGTTGGGTATTGAAGTAGTTTGCATTTATGCATAAATGCACAATTGTTTAATTGAGTGTCACATGCAAAGTTGATAGGTAACCTATATgtaaggatctgattttaataaaaatggtatttcaataattaaaataatgattttaataatttattatggAAATACAACTATGATATGAATTGTGCATTTAACTTAGTATTTTACAACTAGTTGTCATATGTAAACACTGTACAGTGTACAATTATTGTGTCATTCATTATTGTACAATTCATTATATGAAATAAGTCATTATGctaatttcatataattatgcatgatgtatacatgtaagtaagaGAGTATTTTAAACCATGTTAGAGAAGTCAGATCCATGATGTAcatattgtgatttttaactGAATGAACTGTGGTATACATGTTAGCTCTGAATGTGAGTGATGAGAGTAGACTGATATGAAATGGAAAGGTTTATTTGACCATGATAATATTGTGTTGTATTCAGGCACACGTCTATaaatagattgagaacaaaTAGATAAGAACCCCTAATTGTGCATTTCCTAATTTCCTAGATACTATATAGTACAGCAGAGATGGGCGGATATTGATTTAATGATTATGAATAAATCAGACTGAATGACTTAGGTCTACCTTTCAGTTTGGGTGTCCATGAAAGACGAAATCCATTACCCCCACCTCGATATTTACCAGGCTCGGAAGTACTTTCGTTTTGGTACACACTCCTTAACTGCGCAAGCTCTTCACATATACAAAATTATTCCTCTTTGTACACCACCATGTGTGTATTTTTCATGGGCACAGGAAGTTAATGTATACGGTGTGTGcatgtataaatcaaagtactgaaagtactgatgggAGTTGATTTATGTAGGTTTGCATCAGATGCTTCTGGGatcaaacattatttttttaaattaaaaaaattgaaaattatccTCAAAAGTCATGAACTTATGCATAAATGTATGTTGTCTCTATAATAATCAAAGCGCGGTTATTTCTGTAACGTCGCCGTAGCGATCTCAGAGAGATGACCATATATTCTAGTCCTCTGGATAAAGTACATAAAAGTTCGTTTACAAGTTTATTTACACATCATTAAAGTTCACCACAAACATTCTAGAATCACACACATTTTCATGTAAAGTAATTCACAATCCAACACATATCCCCCTTTCTTATATTCACTACGTTACTttctactactactgctactctCTACTACTGCTACTGCTACTCTCTACTACTGCTACTGCTCTACTACTGCTATTCCTCTACTACTGCTACTCCTCTACTACTGCTATTCCTCTACTACTGCTACTCCTCTACTACTGCTACTCTCTACTACTGCTACTGCTCTACTACTGCTATTCCTCTACTACTGCTACTCCTCTACTACTGCTATTCCTCTACTACTGCTACTCCTCTACTACTGCTACTCTCTACTACTGCTACTGCTCTACTACTGCTATTCCTCTACTACTGCTACTCCTCTACTACTGCTATTCCTCTACTACTGCTACTCCTCTACTACTGCTACTCTCTACTACTGCTACTCCTCTACTACTGCTACTCCTCTACTACTGCTACTGCTCTACTACTGCTACTCCTCTACTACTGCTACTCCTCTACTACTGCTACTGCTCTACTACTGCTACTCCTCTACTACTGCTACTCCACTAGACTGAGAAAATTCCCCTATATATAGTCACTAGGCATTGCTCGCGAGGAGCAACGCATTTTTGACCGATACATAATAATACGACATTGCTCGCGAGGAgcaatgttatgtaaacaaatgactAGTGTTAtaagatataaacaaaacacaatgaaGTAATTAAATACCTTGACAACTTCCCCCCACTTAACTTTTGACTCCGATCAAAAAGAAATTGACCAACATACAACCACAAGATATTCTGTAAATAGAAATAACGATAAACATGAtcaataatatgttgtacggtgtgaccgttgagacgagcgaagcccattttaaacatcttacaacacgacttttatccgcctcttcatttaacgcgggaaatataacgcgcttggtgtaaacagttacaaagtgtgacgtcatattagctgcaatgttttttcttttctcaaaccaagaaaaaacaaaacgtttgaagctatgagaaagcttttCTATAATTAAAAACGTTaattgtactttctaaacaatctaattattttaattacgggattgtcaatgaagtataccgcagtgacggcgacatttttccggaggcattatgggtagtccccaacatttttcagctgatgaaaagcaaaccacgtgactcaattgcgtaatcattggagcgagcattcgtgacgcgagcttcgctcgctataatAGTTACTCAGCGGACATATACCTAGAATAAGACTTCAAGTTAAGATTCTaaatataacattttctttatgttcTAAAAGCAATATAAATAATTACAAGTCTCCAATTACAAGTCTCACAAATCATCTGGGTAATTACTGTCTCTAAGACGAACTGGCCTTTTTATCACTCGTCCATGTCGGGTAGTTTTGATTCTGGCTTCTGATTGGCTGTCGTAACTGATCCTGCTGGCCAAGTCCAAGGCGCGTGTCTGCCGGCAACTTCAAACGTTCGCTCCTCGTCGGTGCGCGCCTCTCATGAACACGTGCGCTGACTGTCCGGTCATTTGTGCATTCCGTTGGTGTCACGGGGTGTTGTTTATTCCCTCGGTATGACTTTAAGTTATCAGCATGAACAATGCCGGGTTTTGAAGTTTTTGAATGTCTGATTTGGTAGAGTACGTCACTCAATCGTTTCACAACATACCAAGGACCAGTCCAATTTCTTGCTAACTTTGATTTTGTTTCCGATATCGTAATTTACTCCTCGCACATTTGTCATAATAGCGTGTTTGGCGATTTGCGTCTTTTCCAGTCACATCTCCCACAATTTCATATAATTCACTAACGGAATTTTCCATGGTACGTATatagctttaaaacttcattgttatttcggatttcaaatatttcggttgagcatcactgaagagacattgtttgtcgaaatgcacatctggtgcatcaaaattggtaccgtataagttttacatacattcGATAGGTGTAGAAATACGCTGTTCTTGATGATTTACATTTTCCGTCACTAATTCAACAGGTAACCGCATTTCTTCCCCAAACACCATTCTGTACGGCGTAATCCCAGTTGCACCATGCACTGTACTGTTATATGCAAATACAACTCCATCTTTGAATTTATCCCAGTCGTTTTGATGTACAGAAATGTACTTAGATAACACATCTTTCACAGTTCTGTTTAGCTGTTAAATCATTCCGTCTGACTGAGGATGATAAGCGGTAGTACGCGTTTTGTTTATCTGTAACATTTTGCACAATTCTTGAAATATGTGGCTTTCAAACTGTACTCCTTGGTCTGAATGTAATCCCTGGGGACAGCCATATCTCTTGATCCAGCCTCGAAATATGGTATTTGGTACTGTCTCAGCTTCAATGTGGGAAAGAGGGAATATTTCCGTAAATTTAGTGAAATAGTCCGCAATCACTAAAATATACAGAAATCCGTTGTTTGTTTTGGGGAACGGGCCAGCTATATCCACAGCTATTCGCTTGAATTTTACTCCACTTAGATATGTTTTCATGTATGCGCGTTTCTTCTTACTGGGATGTTTTCGTTCCTCGCATATGTCACAAGAAGTCACATAATCATATACACTTTTCCTGAGATGGGGCCAATAATACTTACCTTTATTCATCTTGCCAAGAGTTCTTCTGACGCCCATGTGTCCTGCTGTTTGTGCACCATGCAAATTCCACATATCATTGTCCCTCAATTTTTTTGGCAAACAAATCCGAAATCGCTCACCGTCACTTCCAATCCATTTTATACACAGTACACCTTGTTTCACTGTTAGTAATTCCCAGCGAGCATAAAGGAATTTACTTTCAAATCCCAAAAATGATATCGAACTAATTGACGGTTTCTTAAAGTCAGAATCATCTTTCCATTTAAGAAAtctaaacatttccttgtcAGTCAATTGCGCCTCCCTAGTATTTTCCAATGTTAAGGACTCCTCTGGTTGTTTATTATGTCTTGCTCGTAATGGTCGTTTTGCTAGTACATTGACACTACttgaattcacatttgattcaTCGTCATGAAACAAACCATGAAGCGAAAACACGCTGTTGCATGCTTTTACAGGCAAAGTTCTTGGTTCCTCTACATGATTATATATTGGGCCTGAATGCTCTTTTGTAACATCTTGTTTACATTGTCTGCTCAGACTATCGGCATTTCAGTGGCACTTCCCAGGTCTATGCTGTATGTTAAACATAAACGCAGCTAACTGCTGTAACCATCTCGCGATCTGACCATCTGGGTCTTTAAATTTGTGCAACCATACTAGGGATCCGTGATCTGTCCTTAATGTGAATTCGCGGCCAagtaaatattgtttgaaatgttTGATGAAAAACACAAGTGCTTGCATGTGTTTGCGTGTAACACAGTAATTCCTTTCTGCTGTTGATAATGTTCGGCTGTCATAAGCAATCACTCTTTCGTTCCCATCTTGTATTTGAGATAAGACAGTTCCTATGGCGTCACTACCTGTATCCATATCCAGAACAAAGGTCCGTCCATTGACGTCTGGATAACCAAGAATAGGCGCACTCACAAGTTTACTCTTTAGCAAACAGAAAGCGTCATCACACTCTTAAGTCCAAGTCCAAATCTTAGTTTTGCTAGTAAGTGCACGTAAGCATCTTACTATTTTTTGCAAAGTCTTTAATAAATCGTCGGTAATAAGACACAAGGCCTAGAAAACTTTGGAGTTCACTGACATTTGTTGGCGTTTTCCAGTTTTGCAGGAGATCAGTCCTTTTTCTTTACGACAatgatataaatgtttatatatacatgaatatttaaatatacGTATAGGAGAACAGTCTTCCATTTTCATTACGAGAACAGTCTTCCATTTTCATTACGAGAACAGTCCTCCGTTTCCATGACAAATAATGATCAAATGTTAAATATGTTATACGTGTAAGTGAGCAGTCCTCCATTTCCATGACAACCGATGAACAAATGTTAATATACATATAGGAGAGCGTTCCTCCATATCTGTGACAACCAATGAACAAAGGTTATAtatgttaatatacatgtaggagagCAGTCCTCTGTTACAATTACAACCAATGATTAAATGTTATGtatgttaatatacatgtaagaaacCATGACAACCAATTAACAAACGTTATACAGTGCATATGCTAATATAATGTAGGAAAGCAGTCTTCTGTTTCCATAACAACCAATGATCAAACgttattatataatattatgttaatatacatatagaaGAGCAGTCCTCCGTCAAATGGATAGCAGCCATACATTAATTAACGTAAAATACCCAAAGTGCAGTCTTTCACGCTGTTGTTCTTTGGTATCTATTCTAGAATTACTGTTAAAGTTTTCATCTGCAAAAATGCTTTTCGATCCAagggaaaaaatatttcttaggATCTTTGAACTTACGAAAATCTATGATAAACCAATCAAAATTCATGCCAGAAAAATggctagctacatgtatttgttagcgttgtaaaatcaaaagactGGTTCATCCCGAGAAGGCGCGTTTGAAATCAAAGTAGATAACTTTCTAGTTGCAATATGAACAAACCGGACTAAATGCAAATTTGCAGGAAGTTACCCAACCATACACGCTTTTAATCTCTCCAAGTGTTAATCTTAACACGTAATTATCATGGTTTTTCCAATATGATTTTCTGCTATGCATAAAACTTTATTCCGATGACGGAGAGCTTTTTTCTCAGAATTATACGACGAGAATGGAATAGACGATTCAGCACAAGATAACAGTATTAACGATAGCTCATTAGCGAAATCATCAATAACTTTGTCGTCTGTGAGTACAGTGTGAAAAAAATTTTCCAAGTTGTTCTGAACAAGATTTCTATATTCTACAACAGATTCAGGGGTAGCCTTATGCCATGCGGGTAATTTTGATTGAGAATTTCTTAAAGAGTgtttttgaatttcgaaattaaaAATCCTTTGATTGGTAAGTGATCTGCTGTAATGGAAATAAACCTTTcttaaatatgttttttaactttttatttatttaagaacatgtttttcaaacaaaatatcatcaaGAATAGTTCCCTTTGGGATGAAGGAAAATGTTCACCCTCAATCACAAAGTCTGTTTTGGATGCATCTTGAGACaaaagttgataataaatgagCCTTGGTAGGGtttgtgttacatgtatcaattatCTCTCCCTCTCTTCTATCCCCCTTTTTTCTCCTCCTCTTTTTTCTTTATCTCCTTTTTCTggccccctctctctctcctctttaTCTCTCCCTACCTTCTATCCCcttttctctctcctctctttTCTTTATCTCTTTTTTCTGTCCTTTCTCTTTCTCCCTACCTTTATCCCCTTTTCTCTCTGCTCTTTTTTCTTTATCTCCTTTTTCTgtcctttctctctctccctctctctctctctctctctctcctctttaTCCCTTCCTCTCTTCTCTCCACCTTTTATCTCTTTTTTCTTGACCTCTTTTTTGTCCTTTCTCTCACTCTCATTATCTCTCCCCACCTTCTATCTCCCTTTTCTCTCCCCTCTTTTCTctcctttctttctttctctctctctctctcctctttaTCTCTACCTCCCCTTTTCTCTATCCTTTCTCTCTCTCGTCTTTATCTCCCCATCCCTTCAATCCCCTCTATTTCTCTCCCCCTCTTTTTCTgtcctttctctctctcatctttATCTCTCCTTACGTTCTCTCCCTCTTTTTTCTCCCCCTCCTCTTTCTgtcctttctctctctcacctCTTTATCTATCCCACATTTTTgtcctttctctctctcatctttATCTCTCCCTACCTTCTCTCCCTCTTTTTTCTTCCCCTTTTTGtcctttctctctctttctccccTCTTTATCTCTCCCTACCTTCTATCCCCCTTTTCTCTCCCTTCTTTTCTAGAACAAATTAAATAATCTtgaatttactttcaattttattattgattatggctaaagttacatacactatcataaatgcacatttttaaaacaaacagatTTAGAGTTGATATTATTTTGAAGTAAACTTATATCTTATCATTtcatattaaaacatttatcattggaattatattgaaatgatgTTTCCTTCTTGAAGTTTAGAAATGCAATTTCATGATGTCCCATTACATACAATGATATTggaatttcttttcaaatcaaaatcagATATACAACTAGAATTAAATCATTATAGATTATACAAAAAGTAGTCCCCCTGCACGGGACCCTCCAGCTAAATCTGATTATATCACTACATGACTACAAAGTTCTAAAACAGGgaataaaacaaagaacaatcaAACATATCATGAGGCCCATGGTTCTCTTTAATAAATTTTACTCTTGTATTTCCAAACTTTTACAGATCTGACAAGGAGGGCAGGTCTCCACTGATCTTTAACACACCGCCGAGGTACATGTTCTACCACATGCCACGCTTCATTAAACAGGAAATTGTGAAAAAACAGATCAAATTCACTATGATGATAGGATAGATTCTTTTCATCACTCATTAGCGATGATGATAGGATGCATACTTACATGGGCGGACTATGACAATTTCACAAACATGTACCACTTGTGTATGTGCATGTACTTCCTTGGACTGCAGGTAGACACATCCAGAATAAAACAAGATTGAATAGTCATTTTAACACCTTGGGTTAAAATTATCAAtgttcaaatttacaaaaaagaaGACGTAACAATGAATGAATATACTGTTGTGTAAATACCACTAAAATATGCATGTATCAAGAGCAATGTGTGAATTCTGTCATTATCTGCTGTCTGTATGTGATATCATGtgtttatttcatgtactgAATCACTTTCACTTTTCCTGAATGAACTAACCCTACCCACAACCTCCCCTCACTGTCCACGCTCAGTCCATCAGGATAATCTAGTCCACAATTATCCACACATCTCAGGAACTGTCCGTTCTGATCCAGGATGTGTAGACAGGCATTGTTGAAATCTGTCACAATGATCTGACCCATGGAGTCTGTCACTATATGTACAGGATCAAATGATTCCTTCCTCCTGGCTGGTGTACCAT belongs to Ostrea edulis chromosome 7, xbOstEdul1.1, whole genome shotgun sequence and includes:
- the LOC125654635 gene encoding lipid droplet localized protein-like — translated: MLNCVDPYHSFGKNVVKARVNGATYNQDISGAPDYEKLQLQYNREPQNSRIIVNTACGLDRIPIEPVTLLAIDMVESHLELQSGPYGIAVNNGTLESDICDSLDNEELECSMKSLFPEPLQPVKYKLPKRGMLSRYDSNTKSSDLCLEDDMYVVFKSQRINVDE